Part of the uncultured Cohaesibacter sp. genome is shown below.
AATGCCGCCCAGATTGAATTTTGGGTTGCTTCAGTGGGGACACTTTTGAGTGTTTTTGCAGACATCTTGTAAGAAGGGTCTAGTTTTTAGACCTCTGCTAATTCGGCATTAGAATTGTCCTGGCCGAAAAAGTGCGTACAGAAGATATCCCGTTACAAGTAAAGCTGTTAGGCCACCACATATGTAATCAAATAGCATTGCGCCCTCCTTCTAAGTTTTGGTTGACCGATTGTCGGGTTCTGGCCAGAAAGTTTCTGACAAACGTCGAAGACACTTGCCTCGAAAGAGAACTCTTCGACAGGACGCATCGTATTGGGAAACCGCATAGGGATTCGAGAGCACAAATGGGACAAAAAAATATATAAATTTATATGGCGGGTGACCTGCGCCCCCAAACCTCCGCCAGAATTTGGTAGAGTCCGTCCCACGTAACGGAGGCGGATAATGAAGCGCACGCGATTTTCAGAAGAACAGATCAGAGGTGGTCCTGCTTTTTCGACCATGTTTCAGCCTGAATAGGGGTGGATCAGATCAAACGCAATTTCAGGGCATATAGGGAGCGAAACAGGATCAAGTGCATGTTCAACAGGCTCACACAATTCCGGCGCATCGCCACGCGTTGTGACAAGACGGTTGTTTCTTTCGGGGAGGCAGGGGCCGGAGGTTCGAATCCTCTCACTCCGACCAACCTTTTCAATAGGTTAGGTCTTTCCCCTTTGGGCGAAAAACAAAAAACTCACCAAAAACTCACCAGAAGTATTTCACGTAAAAAAGCCGCATCTATGTGAGCATGTTTTATGTGGAAAATAGTGTGCACGTAAGTCTGCAAGCTCGCGAAGCAAGCCTGCAGACGCTCACTGCCGCTGATTAGTGCGCCAGCATTTCCTTGACGATTTCATCCCCTGTCAGGGACGCAGGATAATAGGTTGGCCAGTTGGTAACTTCCTTCAGCAATTCAGCTCGATCATTGCCCCAGTAGAGATGATAATGGTCGGCGTCCGCCGGAGCGATGCGGTGATCACTAAACTGAATAAACCGAGGAGCCTCACTGTCTCCTTCTGTTTTCTCAAAGATGAACCGGACACCTCTATTGCCCTTCTTATACGTCAGGATCTCATAGCCATCTGATTTATAACTGGCTTTGAAAGCCTGGCCACCCTTATTGAAGGTAACACTGCCGCCATCGATAACGATGCGATCTACATCGGTTTTGTAGCCGACGTCATAGTAACTGCGATACTCATCGACACTCATGGTGCCGTGCTCTGCTTTGTGTTCCATCACCACATCGAGAGTACCATCCTGAAGATAGGGATACACTGACTGCCAGTTGCCTTGCCAATCAGAAAGTTGGCGATCCTTGATCTGACTGTCCTCGAAATATCCCTTGTAGATGGCGTCTGAGCCATGAGAATGGCCGTCGGATGTTGCCTGGCTGTGCTGGTGTGTCGTTTCACCATCAGTGTGTTTATGTTCAGCTGCTAGCGCAGGGACCAGAAGCATTGTGCCTACCAGTAAAGCGCCTATGGATACCGTAACTCCGCTCTTCATACCTGTCGTCTCTCCGTGTTGCATATATATGTTATGTTATAACATAACATTTTTCATATATACGTGTGAGAACAGACAATCAATATGGGCCGAGCCAGACTTTGACGGTTCAGAGCAAACACAGCCAAATGCTTAGGTTTTGCTGTTGAAAACATGAGTTATTGACTCAAGAAATATTCTGTATATGCATGTGCTAAATTCTCAACTTTAATGAGTGGAAGCTTCCTCATCCTGAGCTGCTGCGCACTGACAAGCACATTCCCTTCATGAGCCTTCCTGTTTTAAAAGGCTTTGCTTCCCGGTAAAGGCCGCTCGCCCTGATGACCGTTCTGGCATTGCCGGTTCTCGGCATCACTCTCTGGCACTTCGATTCTACGCGAAGCTGGTTCAACGCCTATCTGTTGCCGCCGCCAGTGGAAATCTGGACCACAGCCGTAGATTTGTGGGGCAGGGGGGGCCTCGCCGAGCATATAGAGGTGAGCCTGATGCGGGTGCTTGTCGGCTTTGCGCTGTCAGGGTCTTCCGCCTTGCTGCTGGCGGCGCTCAACTATCGCTTCCCGCTCATTCGGCGCATGACCTTCCTGCCGCTCGAAGCCATCCGGGTGATCCCGCCGCTGGCACTGGTCCCTTTGCTCATCCCGTGGTTCGGCATCGGGATGGCCCAGACCCTCAACCTCAACAAGCTGGAGACCGTCCGCTTTGTGCTGGTACCAGTAGAAAGCCCCTCACTTCAATGTCTGCTTCTTGCCGTTTGAGGGATAGCTGAGAATGTCAACGGGTTCTCCCTTGCCGATATGGCTTTCCAGAATAAGGTTGATATCCGCTTCATCGACCCCACCATATATCGTGCCTTCCGGCCAGACCTGAACGACAGGAGCGAGGCTGCATGGGCCAAGACAATTTGTCTTGCAGCTCATCATGCCGGCGCCGCTGTCCCTCAGCTTCAAACGGTCCTGCTCAGATCTTACATGGCCGTAAATGAGGCTCGCTCCAGCGTCATTGCAGGCGCCCCCCATACAGACCAACAGGCGGTATTTCTGATCGGGCACAACGGTTCCCTTTGGCACCTTGACATGCTCCTGAACAATGTCGCTTTCATCCGCCGCAAAGGTCAGCGCCTCGATCATATCGCTGAGCCTGTCAGTTTCCCCGATGGGGGGATGCGCGATCCTGATGCGCGGGAAGAAGGCGTCTCCGCGCTGCACGATCCAGCGATGCACCGATTTTCTGATCCAGCCGGGAAAGGCCGGTTCCATCGGGAAGATCAGCGAGACGATGATGATCTCTGGCACCTTGAAGTCGGCAAGCTCTGTCAGCCTGGCACGCAAGGACGGGGTTCCAAGTTCCTGCAAGGCATAGGTGACGGCATAATGAGAGTTTTTGGCGGCAACGGCATCACACAATCCTTGCAGTTCCTCTCTGGGCTTTGCAGCCATGGCGGCCTTTGCCAGCAACAGAATGACAGGTTTCATCGGGCTTCTCCGCTTTCTATCGGCAACACATAAGGATAGGCCTGCACTTCACCGACGAGCGCCTCGACCTGATAGGCATGATGGATATTGTCCGGCGACAGGACATCCCGCCATGCACCGCGCGCGCGAATGCGCCCTTCGGCCAGAAGCACCAGACGCGAGCAATAGCGGGCGGCAAGAGAGAGATCATGAACAGCTATGATGATCGTCATGTCCGTCTCGGTCGCGAGCGTCCGGATGAGGGCCATGGTCTCCATCTGGTACTTGAGATCCAGAGCCGAGGTCGGCTCGTCAAGAAGCAGTACTTGCGGCTCCTGCACCAGCGCCCGCGCAATGGCAACTCGCTGGCGTTCACCTCCGGATAGGTATGAAACCTCCGAGAAGGCATGGTGGGACATGTTGACCCGTTCGAGTGCTGCGATCACTATGTCACGATCCCGAGCTTCCAGAGACCCGTTCAGATGCGGCGTTCGCCCGAGCTGAACCAGATCGACCACAGATAGCGCCACGTCATCGGGGATATGCTGAGGCACATAGGCTACATGGCGGGCATAGGTGCGGCGCGGATAGGCATCGATTGCCTTCCCGGCCAATGCAATGCCGCCGCTGTCTGGCGCGGCAAGCCGAGCCAGACACTTTAGCAATGTACTCTTGCCCGCCCCGTTAGCGCCGAGCAAGCCGACGCATTCCCCCTTGTTCACCGCAAGGGAAATGTCGTCAAGGATGGTGCGTTTGCCATAGGAAAGGGTGAGCTTTTCAATACGGATCATTGCAGAGCCCTCCGGCGTTGTCTCAGGATCAGATGCACGAAGAGTGGCACGCCCACATAGGCAACGACGATGCCGACAGGAATGACGGCGGGTGAGAAAAGCGACCGACCGATTGTATCGGCGACCAGCAACAGGCCGGCGCCCACGATCATCGAAAACGGCACCAGCCAGCGGTGATCATTGCCGATTAGCATGCGTGCTATATGAGGCGAGACCAGCCCGATAAAGCCAATAACTCCGGTGAAGGCGATGATGCAGGCTGTGACAAGCACCGAAAGAAGGGCCGTCACCAGCCGGATCGACTTGAGATCATAGCCAAGGGACGCTGCGGTTTCCTCTCCTGCGGCCAGAGCGTTGAGTGCCCAAGCCATGCGCCAGAAGACAGGAGCCGCAATGGCGAGCATGGCCGCCGAGACGCCGACTTCTTCCCAACCGGCAGCATTGAGCGAGCCAAATGTCCAGTGAACAATCGCCGCCAGCTGCTCCTGCGTGGCAACAAATTGCAGGGTTGCGGTGAAGGCGCTGAAGAGATAGGTCAGCCCGATGCCTGCCAGAATGATCGTGGTGGCAGAAATGCCGCTCAATCCTGCGATGCCGAGAACGATTCCGGCACAAAGAAGAGACGAGGCAAAGGCTCCGCCAACAATCATGTAGGTGCCGACATGGGGCATCTCCAGCGCCCCGAACAGAATTGCCAGCGCCGCCCCGAAAGCCGCTGCCGGTGACAGGCCGATGGTGAAGGGGCTGACGAGCGGATTGCGCGTGATCCCCTGCATCATGACGCCCGCGACAGACAGGCCCGCGCCGCCGACAATCGCCATGACGATGCGCGGCAGGCGCAATTGCATCACGACCTTCTCCTGAAGAACGGAAACCTCGGCAAGAAGATTGTCAGGCAGAACGGGGTTCAGAAGAATCTGAAACGCCTGAGTCAATGAAATGTCATTGGCTCCAAGCGACACGGCAAAGACCGAGAGCAGGACCAGCAGCAGCACACCCAGCAGACACATCAAAGAGGCGCGAACCGTCCGGCGAGCATAGGCCCGCCGGATATCCGCTGATTGTCCACCAGATGCTGCCCCGGACCGAACAACCTCTGAAGGAAAGACAGCCCTGTTCATCACTGAGCTGCTTCCAGTTCGGAGAATTTGGTCCAATAACGCCCCGGATAGGTCACGCCCTGAAACTCCTCCAGCCATGTTTTCATGACGGCATCGGGGTCAACATCCGCAAAACGATCCGGATAGAGCCATTTGGCAATCGACAAGGCACCGATCATCTTGGAGCAGCCACCAGCAAGATAATAGTTCATGTGGTAGACCTCGCCATTCTTGACCGCCGGCACTTCGTCAAAACCCGGGCGTTCCTTGAGTTCTTCGAAGAAGGCTTTTGAGAAGCTCTCCGGGTGAAGCGGATAGGAACCCGGTTGCAGCTTGACGATCAGGTCCGGCTGCGCCTTGAGGATCGCTTCGGGGTCCACTTCGTGATTGTGAACGCTGCCCCGCTCCTTGGGCTGGGTTTCGATATCGACGTCTTCGAAGATGTTGCGACCGCCAGCGGCCTCGATCATGTCATGCCAGCCGGAACCGCGCAGCACCGAGCGATAGGGCGTCTTCTCCTCAAGATAGACCGCCTTGCGCTCCACGCCCTGAAGCCGCTCTTCCAGAAGCGCCATATTGCCGGAGTAGAATTCGTTGAGCTTTGCGGCCTTGTCCTCGGCATCAAACATCTTGCCGAAAGCGGTGATGTTGGAGACATGCTTGAGCACATCCCAACCGGTTAGCACCACGACCGGAATGTCGAACGGCTCCAGCGTCTTGATGGCTTCCTGCCAACTGCCATTGCGAGGGAAGACGACCACATCCGGGTTCTGCGCAATGATCGCCTCATAATTGGGTTCACTTTGCCCTTCTCCGACCAGCATGCCGTCCTTGAGGTTGGGCCAGTAGGTCGGGTCGCGGGTCACCCAGCTGTCAACACCGACAATCACGTCCATACCAGCAACGGCACGAACAAATTCGGCATTGTATCGGTTGAAGACGACGGCGCGTTTCAATGGTTTGTCAAAGGTAATTATCCGACCGCTGTCGTCGGTAATTTCGATTGGCGCCGCGATGGCCGCCAGCGTCCAGAACATTGTGAAGGCGGCTGCGAGCAGCCTGATAAAAGCTTTCATGATGATTTCCAAGTGTCTGTTTGGGTAAAGGAAACGAAGTCTTATCGAGCAAAGGCCAGACGCGGTCGCGACAGCAATCCCAGCTCGTGAATAGGGCTTAGTGTGAAAAGGGGAGGGGTTGGACTAAAACGGGATTGGCCAAACCAGTCGCGCCCGTCCGTTCCACTAGTAATCTTGAAACGCAACGTTATAACATAACATATTGTAATGTTGAGCGCGAAGTTTGAGTTTCCCCACCAAACAGGTTAGCGATTGGAAAGATAGTCGATGTTCAAGAAGCATAGTCCCGTACTCCAGATGCGGCGAAGCAACCGAAGTCGGGCATGTCTGATACAAACAGATTCAATATGGCGAAGACGCAAAGATATGCGCATTGTCATGCGACCCTCCTCCAGGACACCCCGCCCGGGTTGAATGAATGGACGTCGGCAGGTCTCCTGGCTTACAGGT
Proteins encoded:
- a CDS encoding metal-binding protein ZinT, producing MKSGVTVSIGALLVGTMLLVPALAAEHKHTDGETTHQHSQATSDGHSHGSDAIYKGYFEDSQIKDRQLSDWQGNWQSVYPYLQDGTLDVVMEHKAEHGTMSVDEYRSYYDVGYKTDVDRIVIDGGSVTFNKGGQAFKASYKSDGYEILTYKKGNRGVRFIFEKTEGDSEAPRFIQFSDHRIAPADADHYHLYWGNDRAELLKEVTNWPTYYPASLTGDEIVKEMLAH
- a CDS encoding ABC transporter ATP-binding protein, which translates into the protein MIRIEKLTLSYGKRTILDDISLAVNKGECVGLLGANGAGKSTLLKCLARLAAPDSGGIALAGKAIDAYPRRTYARHVAYVPQHIPDDVALSVVDLVQLGRTPHLNGSLEARDRDIVIAALERVNMSHHAFSEVSYLSGGERQRVAIARALVQEPQVLLLDEPTSALDLKYQMETMALIRTLATETDMTIIIAVHDLSLAARYCSRLVLLAEGRIRARGAWRDVLSPDNIHHAYQVEALVGEVQAYPYVLPIESGEAR
- a CDS encoding iron ABC transporter permease, which codes for MNRAVFPSEVVRSGAASGGQSADIRRAYARRTVRASLMCLLGVLLLVLLSVFAVSLGANDISLTQAFQILLNPVLPDNLLAEVSVLQEKVVMQLRLPRIVMAIVGGAGLSVAGVMMQGITRNPLVSPFTIGLSPAAAFGAALAILFGALEMPHVGTYMIVGGAFASSLLCAGIVLGIAGLSGISATTIILAGIGLTYLFSAFTATLQFVATQEQLAAIVHWTFGSLNAAGWEEVGVSAAMLAIAAPVFWRMAWALNALAAGEETAASLGYDLKSIRLVTALLSVLVTACIIAFTGVIGFIGLVSPHIARMLIGNDHRWLVPFSMIVGAGLLLVADTIGRSLFSPAVIPVGIVVAYVGVPLFVHLILRQRRRALQ
- a CDS encoding (2Fe-2S) ferredoxin domain-containing protein, encoding MKPVILLLAKAAMAAKPREELQGLCDAVAAKNSHYAVTYALQELGTPSLRARLTELADFKVPEIIIVSLIFPMEPAFPGWIRKSVHRWIVQRGDAFFPRIRIAHPPIGETDRLSDMIEALTFAADESDIVQEHVKVPKGTVVPDQKYRLLVCMGGACNDAGASLIYGHVRSEQDRLKLRDSGAGMMSCKTNCLGPCSLAPVVQVWPEGTIYGGVDEADINLILESHIGKGEPVDILSYPSNGKKQTLK
- a CDS encoding ABC transporter substrate-binding protein, which codes for MKAFIRLLAAAFTMFWTLAAIAAPIEITDDSGRIITFDKPLKRAVVFNRYNAEFVRAVAGMDVIVGVDSWVTRDPTYWPNLKDGMLVGEGQSEPNYEAIIAQNPDVVVFPRNGSWQEAIKTLEPFDIPVVVLTGWDVLKHVSNITAFGKMFDAEDKAAKLNEFYSGNMALLEERLQGVERKAVYLEEKTPYRSVLRGSGWHDMIEAAGGRNIFEDVDIETQPKERGSVHNHEVDPEAILKAQPDLIVKLQPGSYPLHPESFSKAFFEELKERPGFDEVPAVKNGEVYHMNYYLAGGCSKMIGALSIAKWLYPDRFADVDPDAVMKTWLEEFQGVTYPGRYWTKFSELEAAQ